In Thermoleophilia bacterium, the following proteins share a genomic window:
- a CDS encoding lysozyme encodes MSRAISALIVAAVLLGLPSQAGAVTARTTSFIAGFEGFVSCVYADPAGHATIGYGHLLHLGSPTKKDRRKWGCISNSRALKLLRRDLQSTENAMFDEIGDAVVTPSMITALTSFTFNLGAGALEPRRTKGQPRATAIAKRLRNGKYRRAGKEMLQYDGIIVNGKRYELEGLQIRRRKEYRLMIKGISELKPCKSDCSDGGSGGGLSPG; translated from the coding sequence ATGAGTCGTGCCATTTCAGCCCTGATAGTCGCAGCCGTCCTCCTCGGACTCCCGAGCCAGGCAGGCGCCGTGACGGCCAGGACGACCAGCTTCATCGCCGGCTTCGAGGGCTTCGTCTCCTGCGTCTACGCCGACCCCGCGGGCCACGCCACCATCGGCTACGGCCACCTGCTCCACCTCGGATCACCGACGAAGAAAGACCGGAGGAAGTGGGGCTGCATCTCCAACTCCCGGGCCCTGAAGCTACTCCGCCGGGACCTTCAGTCAACCGAGAACGCCATGTTCGACGAGATCGGCGACGCAGTCGTCACGCCCTCGATGATCACCGCGCTCACCTCGTTCACTTTCAATCTCGGTGCCGGGGCCCTGGAACCACGCAGAACCAAGGGCCAGCCCCGAGCCACCGCCATCGCCAAACGCCTGCGCAACGGCAAGTACCGCCGCGCCGGCAAGGAAATGCTCCAGTACGACGGAATCATCGTCAACGGCAAGCGCTACGAACTCGAAGGCCTCCAGATCAGGCGCCGCAAGGAATACCGCCTGATGATCAAGGGAATCTCCGAACTGAAGCCCTGCAAGTCCGACTGCTCCGACGGTGGTTCAGGCGGAGGCCTCAGCCCGGGCTGA